A region of Thermus oshimai DSM 12092 DNA encodes the following proteins:
- a CDS encoding ATP-binding cassette domain-containing protein, producing the protein MVEAKGLEKRYPKALAVEGLSFRVQPGEVYALLGPNGAGKTTTLRMLATLVRPSGGEAWVAGFHILKEPLEVRRRLGLVNGGMRVYERLTGREVLEFFAGFYGLKGRAFREALDWAVELLGLEETLDKKVLEMSTGMRQKVVIARAILHRPPVLILDEATAGLDIFARRALLDFVKAYRDLGHTVVYSTHVMAEAEEVADRVGFLHQGRLLWEGEKAEALALGEGNLERAFVKVVREGWKR; encoded by the coding sequence ATGGTGGAGGCCAAAGGCTTGGAGAAGCGCTACCCCAAAGCCCTAGCCGTAGAGGGGCTGAGCTTTAGGGTGCAGCCGGGGGAGGTCTACGCCCTCCTGGGCCCCAACGGGGCGGGCAAGACCACCACCTTGCGCATGCTGGCCACCCTGGTGCGGCCCAGCGGGGGGGAGGCCTGGGTGGCGGGGTTCCACATCCTCAAAGAGCCCCTCGAGGTCCGCCGGAGGCTGGGGCTGGTGAACGGGGGCATGCGGGTCTACGAAAGGCTTACGGGCCGGGAAGTGCTGGAGTTTTTCGCCGGCTTCTACGGGCTTAAGGGCCGGGCCTTCCGGGAGGCCCTGGACTGGGCGGTGGAGCTTCTTGGCCTGGAGGAAACCCTGGACAAAAAGGTGCTGGAGATGTCCACGGGGATGCGGCAGAAGGTGGTCATCGCCCGGGCCATCCTCCACCGCCCACCGGTCCTCATCCTGGACGAGGCCACCGCAGGGCTGGACATCTTCGCCCGCCGGGCCCTTCTGGACTTCGTGAAGGCCTACCGGGACCTGGGGCACACGGTGGTTTACTCCACCCACGTGATGGCGGAGGCCGAGGAGGTGGCGGATCGGGTGGGGTTCCTCCACCAAGGGCGCCTCCTTTGGGAAGGGGAGAAGGCCGAGGCCCTGGCCCTGGGCGAAGGAA
- a CDS encoding cob(I)yrinic acid a,c-diamide adenosyltransferase, whose amino-acid sequence MKIYTKTGDAGETGLYGAERVVKAHPRVEAYGTVDEANSAIGLARSLLPPEQLDLQDLLERIQNALFDLGADLATRMGSPYEKNIARMDAEDVEGLEKAIDRYQEESPPFQGFILPGGHPAAAALHLARTVVRRAERKVVALSREEPVNPEVIRYLNRLSDLLFVLARVVNARLGVREEGWLVKKRR is encoded by the coding sequence ATGAAGATCTACACCAAGACCGGGGACGCGGGGGAAACCGGCCTCTATGGGGCCGAGCGGGTGGTGAAGGCCCACCCCCGGGTGGAGGCTTACGGCACCGTGGACGAGGCCAACTCCGCCATCGGCCTGGCCCGAAGCCTCCTCCCCCCCGAACAGCTGGACCTCCAGGACCTCCTGGAACGCATCCAAAACGCCCTCTTTGACCTGGGGGCGGACCTGGCCACGCGCATGGGCAGCCCCTACGAGAAGAACATCGCCCGCATGGACGCGGAGGACGTGGAGGGGCTGGAAAAGGCCATAGACCGCTACCAGGAGGAAAGCCCCCCCTTCCAGGGCTTCATCCTCCCCGGGGGGCACCCCGCGGCCGCCGCGCTCCACCTGGCCCGCACGGTGGTGCGCCGGGCCGAGCGCAAGGTGGTGGCCCTAAGCCGGGAGGAGCCCGTAAACCCCGAGGTCATCCGCTACCTGAACCGGCTTTCCGACCTCCTCTTCGTCCTGGCCCGGGTGGTGAACGCCAGGCTCGGGGTGCGGGAAGAGGGGTGGCTGGTCAAAAAGCGGCGCTAG